A stretch of the Bartonella henselae str. Houston-1 genome encodes the following:
- a CDS encoding heme ABC transporter ATP-binding protein yields MIEAVDICVQRGKKQILKHVDLQAKNGAITVIIGPNGSGKSTFVKALSGEIPYSGKMTLNGHDVTQTKTSKMATMRAVLPQSTTLAFPFLVHEVVELGLSINKFTIAKKQFQNLPQKTLERVGLADYGHRLYHQLSGGEQARVQLARVLCQIWEPICNKIPRWMILDEPIASLDIQHQLVVMNIARNFAHRGGGVLAILHDLNLAAHYADKMILLKQGKVYCEGSASTVLTTQNLRDVYSCSLNVSELPQADIPFILPQTAQPLMK; encoded by the coding sequence ATGATTGAAGCAGTTGATATCTGCGTTCAACGCGGAAAAAAACAGATCCTCAAACATGTTGACCTCCAAGCAAAAAATGGTGCTATAACCGTCATTATCGGTCCTAATGGATCTGGGAAAAGTACTTTTGTCAAAGCACTGAGTGGAGAAATTCCCTACAGTGGAAAAATGACTCTAAATGGTCATGATGTTACCCAAACAAAAACTTCTAAAATGGCAACAATGCGTGCGGTGCTCCCACAGTCAACAACGTTAGCATTTCCATTCTTAGTCCATGAAGTCGTAGAACTTGGTCTCTCCATAAACAAATTTACTATTGCAAAAAAACAATTCCAAAATCTTCCTCAAAAAACTTTAGAACGCGTTGGACTAGCTGACTATGGTCACCGACTCTATCACCAATTATCAGGTGGAGAACAAGCTAGAGTACAACTTGCCCGTGTGCTTTGTCAAATCTGGGAACCTATTTGTAATAAAATCCCTCGTTGGATGATATTAGATGAGCCTATTGCTAGCCTTGATATCCAACATCAACTTGTTGTTATGAATATTGCTAGAAATTTTGCCCATCGTGGCGGTGGCGTTCTTGCTATTCTTCATGATCTCAATCTTGCCGCACATTATGCAGATAAAATGATATTGCTAAAGCAGGGAAAAGTTTATTGTGAAGGAAGTGCCTCTACCGTTTTGACAACGCAAAATCTGCGCGATGTTTATTCTTGTTCGTTAAACGTTTCTGAATTGCCTCAAGCAGACATCCCTTTTATTTTGCCACAAACAGCGCAGCCCCTAATGAAATAG
- a CDS encoding thiamine phosphate synthase — protein MKLDPFYPIVDNADWVERLVPLGIKLIQLRMKNENLKTIREHIKRAKNICDKLGAQLIINDHWTIAIDEKCHFIHLGQEDLRNADLPAIRKNAIRFGLSTHDEHELDIARSVDPDYIALGPIYPTILKEMKWMPQGLEKIKQWRKQIGALPLIGIGGLTPERAIGVLKAGANSAAVVTDILLHKKPEKRVRQWIKVTQAWR, from the coding sequence ATGAAACTCGATCCATTTTATCCCATCGTTGACAATGCGGATTGGGTTGAGCGTTTGGTTCCTCTTGGCATCAAACTTATACAATTGCGTATGAAAAATGAAAATCTTAAAACAATCCGTGAACATATTAAGCGCGCAAAAAACATCTGCGATAAATTGGGAGCACAATTAATTATTAATGATCATTGGACAATAGCAATTGATGAAAAATGTCATTTTATTCATCTTGGACAAGAAGATTTAAGGAATGCTGATCTTCCCGCAATTCGTAAAAATGCTATAAGATTTGGTCTTAGTACACATGATGAACATGAATTGGATATCGCGCGCTCTGTTGATCCTGACTATATTGCCCTTGGTCCTATTTATCCGACAATCTTAAAAGAAATGAAATGGATGCCGCAAGGATTAGAAAAAATTAAACAATGGAGAAAGCAGATTGGTGCTTTACCTTTAATTGGCATTGGTGGCTTAACACCAGAACGCGCAATTGGTGTTTTGAAAGCAGGAGCCAATAGTGCCGCTGTTGTAACCGATATTCTCCTCCATAAAAAACCTGAAAAACGTGTAAGACAGTGGATCAAAGTGACACAAGCATGGCGTTGA
- a CDS encoding heme/hemin ABC transporter substrate-binding protein produces MFTLLLHKRPKFFLICILLFFTFFSKQVVAEPVTHFPENARIVSIGGSLTEIVYALGAQDQLVARDSTSVYPQQALKLPVLGYMRALSPEGVLSLAPEGILLVEGSGPASTIDILKKTSIPIVIIPENYSRESVIEKIRLVGKALHREMQAATLIEKINRAFVDNDALLAKVTKPKRVLFVLSVQNGRIMASGTGTAADGMIKLSGGINAITGYKGYKLLNSEALLKANPDVILLVKHGENSTNIDKILALPAIQATTAAKNQAIKQMDAMYLLGFGPRTANASKELIDMLYGVGQNGKSL; encoded by the coding sequence ATGTTTACACTTCTTTTACACAAACGACCAAAATTTTTCCTTATTTGTATACTGCTCTTTTTTACCTTCTTTTCTAAACAAGTGGTCGCTGAACCTGTAACGCATTTTCCTGAAAATGCACGGATCGTCTCTATTGGCGGATCACTTACAGAAATTGTTTATGCATTAGGAGCTCAAGATCAACTTGTTGCCCGTGATAGTACAAGCGTCTATCCGCAACAAGCACTCAAACTTCCTGTACTTGGATATATGCGTGCGCTTTCACCTGAAGGTGTTTTATCACTTGCTCCGGAAGGTATATTACTTGTCGAAGGAAGTGGTCCTGCTTCAACAATTGATATTCTTAAAAAAACATCTATTCCTATAGTCATTATACCAGAAAACTATTCTCGTGAAAGTGTTATAGAAAAGATTCGTCTTGTTGGCAAAGCTCTTCATAGGGAAATGCAAGCAGCTACGTTGATTGAAAAAATAAACCGTGCTTTCGTAGATAATGATGCTCTTTTAGCAAAAGTAACAAAACCAAAGCGAGTACTGTTTGTTTTATCCGTGCAAAATGGCCGTATCATGGCCTCTGGAACAGGGACAGCTGCCGACGGTATGATAAAACTTTCCGGTGGTATCAATGCCATCACTGGTTATAAGGGATATAAACTCCTCAATAGCGAAGCGTTATTGAAAGCAAATCCTGATGTTATTTTGCTTGTCAAGCATGGGGAAAATTCCACTAACATTGATAAGATTTTAGCCTTACCAGCAATTCAAGCAACAACTGCAGCAAAAAATCAGGCTATTAAACAGATGGATGCTATGTATCTTTTAGGATTTGGTCCACGTACTGCAAACGCATCAAAGGAGCTTATTGATATGCTCTATGGTGTAGGTCAAAATGGTAAGAGCTTATAA
- a CDS encoding FAD-dependent oxidoreductase: protein MKNILIKGAGVGGLTVAFMLQQKGVSVTISAPPHSPVGTASWYAGGMLAPYCEKENAEQIVEDLGIQAIQWWHKTLPNLVIRKGTLVVAPTRDRGELERFSARTHHHKIINGEEIAHLEPDLAERFNHALFYENEAHLDPRQALITLKEDLIKNGVCFVDIETSEKKFDLVIDATGIARLGKDKNIRGVRGEMLLVRSTDIKISRPIRLLHPRFPLYIVPRQDNIFMIGATMIESDFDGAISIRSMMELLNAAYTLHPAFAEAEIIESGVGIRPSYPDNFPSVYKYGNHISINGFYRHGFLLSPEMATRAMKLALE from the coding sequence TTGAAAAACATTCTTATTAAAGGTGCAGGTGTAGGGGGATTAACAGTCGCCTTTATGTTACAACAAAAAGGTGTTTCTGTTACCATTTCAGCACCCCCTCATTCTCCTGTAGGAACTGCTAGTTGGTATGCAGGAGGAATGCTAGCACCTTACTGTGAAAAAGAAAACGCTGAACAAATCGTTGAAGACCTTGGCATACAAGCGATACAATGGTGGCATAAAACACTTCCCAATCTCGTCATACGAAAAGGAACTTTAGTTGTTGCACCTACACGGGATAGGGGAGAACTTGAACGATTTTCAGCGCGTACACATCATCATAAAATTATAAATGGTGAGGAAATAGCACATCTTGAACCGGATCTTGCAGAACGTTTCAACCACGCACTCTTTTATGAAAATGAAGCACATCTTGACCCGCGCCAAGCACTTATCACTTTAAAAGAAGATCTTATAAAAAATGGAGTCTGTTTTGTTGATATAGAAACATCTGAAAAAAAATTTGATCTTGTCATTGATGCGACTGGAATAGCGCGTTTAGGAAAAGACAAAAATATACGGGGTGTACGCGGCGAAATGCTTCTCGTACGCAGCACAGATATTAAAATTTCTCGTCCAATTCGCCTCCTTCATCCACGATTTCCTCTCTATATTGTTCCTCGGCAAGATAATATTTTTATGATTGGCGCAACAATGATTGAAAGTGACTTTGATGGTGCCATCTCGATAAGATCAATGATGGAATTACTCAATGCGGCTTATACCTTGCATCCTGCTTTTGCCGAAGCAGAAATTATTGAATCCGGCGTTGGTATACGACCATCTTATCCTGATAACTTCCCTTCTGTATACAAATATGGTAACCATATTTCTATTAACGGATTTTATAGACATGGTTTCCTTTTATCTCCCGAAATGGCAACACGAGCGATGAAATTGGCGTTGGAGTAA
- a CDS encoding uracil-DNA glycosylase has product MLNHTPCSITYEELLSFYKESGVDTALTDLPIDRFSQSASLEKKSTQVVKISHNQQTSPSIKLDNHPLSNSTIIQGELSAIESAKNANTLDELKSALLAFNGCSLKLTAKNTCFSDGTAGSPLMLIGEAPGREEDIQGIPFVGKAGMLLNKILASIGLTRNSVYIANTIPWRPPGNRTPTPREVALCRPFIERQIYLANPRILIALGGVATQFLTGAQNGIIRTRGKWLTYKSENNIKIPVMPTFHPAYLLRTPSQKKLTWLDFLEVKNRLDSLL; this is encoded by the coding sequence ATGTTAAATCATACTCCGTGCTCAATCACATATGAAGAACTGTTAAGCTTCTATAAAGAAAGCGGTGTAGATACTGCCTTAACAGATCTACCTATTGATCGCTTTAGTCAATCTGCTTCTTTAGAAAAAAAATCAACACAAGTAGTAAAGATTTCTCATAATCAACAGACATCGCCATCCATAAAGTTAGACAATCATCCGCTTTCTAACTCTACTATCATACAAGGTGAACTTTCGGCTATAGAGAGTGCAAAAAATGCGAATACACTTGATGAATTAAAATCTGCTCTCCTCGCGTTTAATGGCTGCTCATTAAAATTGACAGCAAAAAATACCTGTTTTTCAGATGGAACAGCAGGAAGTCCTCTCATGCTTATAGGAGAAGCACCAGGACGAGAGGAAGATATACAAGGAATTCCTTTTGTAGGGAAAGCAGGAATGTTACTGAATAAAATTCTTGCATCAATTGGCTTAACAAGAAATAGTGTTTACATAGCTAATACTATTCCTTGGCGTCCACCAGGAAATCGCACACCCACGCCAAGAGAAGTTGCATTATGCCGCCCTTTCATTGAACGGCAAATTTATTTAGCTAATCCTCGTATTCTTATAGCACTGGGAGGGGTTGCGACACAGTTCCTTACGGGAGCGCAAAATGGAATTATCCGAACCCGAGGTAAATGGCTCACCTATAAAAGCGAGAACAACATAAAAATACCTGTTATGCCAACCTTTCACCCTGCTTATCTTCTTCGAACGCCGAGTCAGAAAAAGCTTACGTGGCTAGACTTTCTAGAAGTAAAAAATCGCTTAGACAGCCTTTTATAA
- a CDS encoding hydroxymethylpyrimidine/phosphomethylpyrimidine kinase: MALMPSILIVAGTDPTGGAGIVRDIETAAHFQIKANLAITCINVQDDNHVAEIVPMCEKLIAAQMRAALEANPISAIKIGMTGNQAIIAAICNVIEDYPHIPVILDPVLFASSGGKLTTEPIIEIMINKLLPYVDLLTPNREELALLSQTPLASCHKQAIQQAKKLLSFGPRSILIKGGHADGPLATDSFIDKTEIIDISTVRLTRTMRGTGCILSSAIAAHLALNESMIQAIKNAKEYIYRLLLNHNQKGD, from the coding sequence ATGGCGTTGATGCCTTCTATTCTTATTGTTGCAGGCACCGATCCAACAGGAGGTGCTGGTATTGTTCGTGATATAGAAACAGCTGCACATTTTCAAATAAAAGCAAATTTAGCAATTACTTGCATTAACGTACAAGATGATAACCATGTTGCTGAAATTGTTCCAATGTGCGAAAAACTCATAGCTGCGCAAATGCGCGCAGCCTTAGAGGCCAATCCAATAAGCGCAATAAAAATTGGGATGACAGGAAATCAAGCAATTATCGCAGCAATCTGTAATGTCATAGAAGACTATCCTCATATTCCGGTTATTCTTGACCCGGTACTTTTTGCCTCATCAGGAGGAAAACTAACAACGGAACCAATCATAGAAATTATGATCAATAAACTTCTCCCTTACGTTGATCTTTTAACACCCAATAGGGAAGAGCTCGCCCTTCTCAGCCAAACCCCATTGGCATCTTGTCATAAGCAAGCAATACAACAAGCAAAAAAACTTCTGTCATTTGGTCCACGTTCTATCTTGATAAAAGGTGGACATGCAGATGGTCCCCTTGCAACTGATAGCTTCATTGATAAAACTGAAATCATCGATATTTCCACTGTGCGCTTAACGAGAACAATGCGTGGAACAGGTTGCATCCTCTCCAGCGCTATTGCAGCACATTTGGCATTAAATGAATCTATGATACAAGCTATAAAAAATGCAAAAGAATATATTTACAGATTACTGTTAAATCACAATCAAAAAGGTGATTAA
- a CDS encoding phage tail protein: MSNIYDWSLKADENAHSDNIINWAEGQPPSSVNDSARAMMQRVREYLADNGGSLDSTFIVNAEDKTTSIIVTTASPIEEYKNDIIIRFKAGGVNVGTTTVIVNNIEEKLLYKATNAGVTPLEGGELQRDAIYEMVYNKDVSMEDHGGWYLLNPTPLPPPKIETFPSGFIATFAMQEVPSGWLLCDGAVYERKDYPQLFKAIGDKWGKDSDTTFKVPDFRGMFLRGFDDGRGLDAGRQFADQQHDSIRSHTHIGTIEEAGEHTHKFQYYGVGWDSGDIGRRNPFYYRQSSTGVTQSAGAHTHDISLSPTGEAETRPVNTTVVYAIKS; encoded by the coding sequence ATGTCGAATATTTACGATTGGTCGCTAAAGGCTGATGAAAATGCACATTCAGATAATATCATTAATTGGGCAGAAGGTCAGCCACCAAGTTCTGTCAATGATAGTGCGCGGGCGATGATGCAGCGTGTGCGTGAATATCTTGCAGATAATGGCGGCTCTCTTGATTCAACGTTTATAGTAAATGCAGAAGATAAAACAACATCAATCATAGTAACAACGGCTTCACCTATAGAAGAATATAAAAATGATATTATTATACGTTTTAAAGCCGGCGGTGTAAATGTTGGTACGACGACAGTAATTGTTAATAACATAGAAGAGAAGCTGCTCTATAAAGCAACTAATGCAGGTGTTACACCATTAGAGGGCGGTGAGCTACAAAGGGATGCTATTTATGAAATGGTGTATAATAAGGATGTTTCAATGGAAGATCATGGTGGTTGGTATCTCTTAAATCCCACACCTCTTCCACCACCAAAGATAGAAACCTTTCCTTCAGGGTTTATCGCGACCTTTGCTATGCAAGAAGTGCCAAGCGGCTGGCTTTTATGTGATGGTGCAGTCTATGAGCGTAAAGATTATCCGCAATTATTCAAGGCGATAGGTGACAAATGGGGAAAAGACAGCGATACAACCTTTAAAGTTCCTGACTTTAGGGGCATGTTTTTACGTGGCTTTGATGATGGTCGCGGTTTGGATGCAGGTAGACAGTTTGCAGATCAGCAGCACGATAGTATTAGATCCCATACACATATTGGCACGATTGAAGAAGCTGGTGAACATACGCACAAATTTCAGTATTATGGAGTTGGATGGGACTCCGGTGACATTGGCAGAAGGAATCCCTTTTATTACCGTCAATCTAGTACAGGGGTGACACAATCAGCTGGCGCGCACACGCACGATATCAGTCTTTCTCCAACGGGTGAGGCAGAAACACGGCCTGTGAATACAACGGTTGTTTATGCCATAAAATCGTGA
- the thiS gene encoding sulfur carrier protein ThiS yields the protein MQIFVNGETIETEVITLNLLLEELGYEGNWLATAVNAEVVPIDARSRCVLHEGDKIEILSPMQGG from the coding sequence ATGCAAATATTTGTCAATGGTGAAACAATCGAAACAGAAGTCATCACTCTCAATCTGTTGCTTGAAGAATTAGGTTATGAAGGAAATTGGCTCGCAACCGCTGTTAATGCAGAAGTTGTTCCCATAGATGCACGAAGCCGATGTGTCTTACATGAAGGAGATAAAATTGAAATCTTAAGCCCAATGCAAGGAGGCTAA
- a CDS encoding thiazole synthase — protein sequence MLNLYGHKFSSRLMLGTAQYPSPAILRDAIHKSNTEIVTVSLRRETAGGKQGGQFWQFLKELDITVLPNTAGCYTVKEAVTTAKLARDLFKTSWIKLEIIGNPDTLQPNVFSLVEAAKILNSEGFKIFAYTTDDLIVAEKLLDVGCQVIMPWCAPIGSAKGPHNTDGLRSIRAYLPDVTLVIDAGIGRPSHATVAMELGYDAVLLNTAVAKAADPVLMAEAFSKAIQAGRMGYKAGILEARNVAVPSTPIIGKAVFS from the coding sequence ATGCTGAATCTGTACGGACATAAATTTTCTTCTCGTCTTATGTTAGGTACAGCGCAATATCCTTCACCAGCAATTCTTCGTGATGCTATTCATAAATCGAATACAGAAATTGTAACAGTTTCGTTACGCCGAGAAACCGCTGGTGGAAAACAAGGTGGACAATTTTGGCAGTTTCTTAAAGAACTGGATATAACAGTGCTCCCCAATACCGCTGGTTGTTATACTGTTAAAGAAGCTGTTACAACCGCGAAACTTGCACGAGATCTCTTTAAAACATCTTGGATTAAACTCGAAATTATCGGTAATCCCGATACTCTACAGCCAAATGTTTTTTCTTTAGTCGAAGCAGCAAAAATTTTAAACAGTGAAGGTTTCAAAATTTTTGCCTATACAACAGATGATCTCATTGTTGCTGAAAAGCTCTTGGATGTTGGCTGTCAAGTCATTATGCCTTGGTGTGCTCCTATTGGATCTGCAAAAGGCCCACATAATACTGATGGATTGCGTTCTATCCGTGCTTACCTTCCTGATGTTACTCTTGTTATTGATGCTGGCATTGGACGCCCATCACATGCTACCGTTGCCATGGAACTTGGTTATGATGCAGTGCTTCTTAACACCGCAGTTGCTAAAGCAGCTGATCCTGTCTTAATGGCTGAAGCATTTTCTAAAGCTATTCAGGCAGGACGTATGGGATATAAAGCGGGCATTCTTGAAGCACGCAATGTAGCTGTTCCTTCAACGCCAATTATTGGAAAAGCAGTATTTTCATGA
- a CDS encoding FecCD family ABC transporter permease: MLDTPSIVHTSETKENKRVSRANLAKILLLSLIVFLIFSIFGGLLHGASKASFIDFLHVMLTQDFSMSSRTRDYLILIDIRLPRIILGVLVGAALAVSGVLMQGLFRNPLADPGIVGVSAGAGLGAVLAIVVGIAFPSSLAPFLEPYKVIIGAFCGGLLSTIVLYAIATRHSCTSIATMLLAGIALGALSSAVVGTLIFIANDQQLRDITFWNLGSLAGATWLKVWLVFPFICIGLLFSPFLSRALNALALGEAVAGHIGFHIQRIKNIAIFLVALMCGSAVAISGGIGFIGIVVPHILRQLIGPDHRYLIPCSALLGAALLIFADTFARLIVAPAELPIGIVTALFGAPFFLWILICKRGINFS; encoded by the coding sequence ATGCTAGACACTCCATCCATTGTGCATACATCTGAAACAAAGGAGAATAAAAGAGTAAGTCGTGCGAACTTAGCAAAAATTTTGCTCTTAAGTTTAATTGTGTTTCTTATCTTCAGCATTTTTGGAGGACTCTTGCATGGTGCATCAAAGGCTTCTTTCATTGATTTCCTTCATGTAATGCTCACACAAGATTTTTCGATGAGTAGTAGAACGCGTGATTACCTCATACTTATAGACATAAGACTGCCGCGTATTATCTTGGGAGTGTTAGTTGGAGCAGCTCTTGCTGTCTCTGGTGTTCTTATGCAAGGTCTTTTCCGTAACCCTCTTGCAGATCCGGGGATTGTAGGCGTATCTGCAGGTGCCGGTCTTGGAGCTGTTTTAGCAATTGTTGTCGGTATTGCCTTTCCTTCTTCATTGGCACCTTTTCTAGAACCTTACAAGGTTATCATAGGTGCATTTTGTGGTGGTCTATTATCAACAATTGTTCTCTACGCGATAGCAACACGTCATAGTTGCACATCTATTGCAACAATGCTTCTTGCAGGCATTGCTCTTGGTGCCTTAAGCAGTGCTGTTGTTGGAACATTAATTTTTATCGCAAATGACCAACAATTACGTGATATTACTTTTTGGAATCTTGGCTCTCTTGCAGGTGCAACATGGTTGAAAGTGTGGCTTGTTTTTCCCTTTATCTGTATTGGTCTTCTTTTTTCTCCTTTTTTATCACGCGCCCTTAATGCTCTTGCTCTTGGAGAAGCTGTTGCTGGCCACATTGGCTTCCATATTCAACGGATTAAAAATATTGCTATTTTCCTTGTTGCACTTATGTGTGGTAGCGCAGTCGCTATCAGTGGCGGTATTGGTTTTATCGGTATTGTTGTTCCCCATATTTTGCGTCAACTCATTGGTCCTGATCATCGCTATCTTATTCCTTGCTCAGCCCTCTTAGGAGCGGCATTACTTATTTTTGCCGATACCTTTGCACGCTTAATTGTAGCCCCAGCAGAATTACCAATCGGAATTGTTACAGCACTTTTTGGTGCACCTTTTTTCCTTTGGATTCTTATATGCAAACGAGGAATAAATTTTTCATGA
- the thiC gene encoding phosphomethylpyrimidine synthase ThiC translates to MQKNIPSISCSPFPASRKIYQQSPLFSDVQVPLREISLTDGSAEKSLNIYDTSGPYTDNDIIIDITNGLPAISLPWLSKRADTEPYPARPVKPEDNGLLYDKTPPPAFKQKRPILRAKNGKAITQMAYARAGIITAEMEYVAIRENEGLTVKDQPKAQPDKICNGSIPEIYTAEFVRNEIACGRAIIPHNINHPECEPMIIGRNFRVKINANIGNSAVTSSMAEEVDKMVWAIRWGADTVMDLSTGRNIHNIREWIIRNSPVPIGTVPLYQALEKVQGIAENLTWDIFRDTLIEQAEQGVDYFTIHAGLRLPFIPLTIDRITGIVSRGGSIMAKWCLHHHKESFLYEHFDEICDIARTYDISLSLGDGLRPGSIADANDEAQFAELKTLGELTKVAWAKDVQVMIEGPGHVPMHKIKENMEQQLDLCHEAPFYTLGPLTTDIAPGYDHITSAIGAAMIGWFGTAMLCYVTPKEHLGLPDKNDVKTGVITYKIAAHAADLAKGLPRAQLRDNALSRARFDFRWYDQFNLSLDPETACAFHDETMPKEAHKLVHFCSMCGPKFCSMRISHDIRDTVHRKIKDEGMVAMAEKYQKNGDLYIDVSPPQKKIVNH, encoded by the coding sequence ATGCAGAAAAATATTCCATCAATCAGTTGCAGTCCCTTTCCCGCCTCACGCAAAATTTATCAACAAAGTCCTCTCTTTTCTGATGTTCAGGTACCACTGCGTGAAATTTCATTGACAGATGGCAGTGCTGAAAAATCTTTAAATATCTATGATACGTCTGGCCCTTACACTGACAACGATATAATCATTGATATTACAAATGGCTTGCCCGCAATTAGTTTACCTTGGCTTTCTAAGAGAGCTGATACTGAACCTTATCCTGCACGACCAGTCAAACCTGAAGATAATGGATTGCTTTATGATAAAACGCCTCCTCCGGCCTTTAAACAAAAGCGGCCTATTTTGAGGGCAAAAAACGGTAAAGCAATTACACAAATGGCTTACGCACGTGCAGGCATTATTACCGCAGAAATGGAATATGTGGCTATACGAGAAAATGAAGGATTAACAGTAAAAGATCAGCCAAAAGCGCAACCCGATAAAATATGCAATGGATCAATACCAGAAATTTATACTGCGGAATTTGTTCGCAATGAAATTGCCTGCGGACGTGCTATTATTCCTCATAACATCAATCATCCAGAATGTGAGCCAATGATTATTGGACGAAATTTTCGTGTTAAAATTAATGCCAATATTGGAAATTCAGCAGTTACTTCATCTATGGCAGAAGAAGTTGATAAAATGGTTTGGGCTATTCGTTGGGGAGCAGATACAGTTATGGATCTTTCAACAGGCCGAAATATCCATAATATTCGTGAGTGGATTATTAGGAATTCTCCAGTTCCCATCGGAACTGTTCCACTTTATCAAGCACTTGAAAAAGTACAGGGTATTGCTGAAAACTTAACATGGGATATTTTTCGTGATACTCTTATTGAACAAGCAGAACAGGGTGTTGATTATTTTACTATCCATGCAGGATTAAGATTACCTTTCATTCCTCTAACCATTGATCGCATAACAGGTATTGTTTCACGGGGCGGTTCTATTATGGCAAAATGGTGCCTCCATCATCACAAAGAAAGTTTTCTCTATGAACATTTTGATGAAATTTGTGACATTGCACGCACGTATGATATCTCTCTTTCATTAGGAGATGGATTGCGTCCTGGCTCTATTGCCGATGCTAATGATGAAGCTCAATTTGCTGAACTTAAAACTTTGGGGGAATTAACAAAAGTTGCCTGGGCAAAAGATGTACAGGTTATGATTGAAGGACCTGGGCATGTGCCAATGCACAAAATTAAAGAAAATATGGAACAACAATTAGATCTCTGTCATGAAGCGCCTTTTTATACTTTGGGACCTCTTACAACTGATATTGCACCTGGATATGACCATATTACATCAGCAATTGGTGCTGCTATGATTGGATGGTTTGGAACTGCCATGCTTTGTTACGTAACACCTAAAGAACATTTAGGACTTCCCGATAAGAATGATGTCAAAACTGGTGTAATCACTTACAAAATCGCTGCTCATGCTGCTGATCTTGCAAAAGGTTTACCAAGAGCACAACTACGCGATAACGCTCTCTCACGTGCACGATTTGATTTTCGATGGTATGATCAATTTAACCTTTCTCTTGATCCAGAAACAGCCTGTGCTTTTCATGATGAAACAATGCCTAAGGAAGCTCATAAATTGGTGCATTTTTGCTCCATGTGTGGACCAAAATTTTGTTCTATGCGTATTTCCCATGATATTCGTGACACAGTACACAGAAAAATAAAAGATGAAGGTATGGTCGCCATGGCGGAAAAATATCAAAAGAATGGTGATCTCTATATAGACGTTAGTCCTCCTCAAAAGAAGATAGTAAACCATTGA